The Cydia splendana chromosome Z, ilCydSple1.2, whole genome shotgun sequence genome window below encodes:
- the LOC134805345 gene encoding uncharacterized protein LOC134805345, translating to MKAMFVVPLLLCAWAHAGSIHQKSEANRIGVNDLQVNMLARDNVFSKDDQLIATELDAMDTVARNAFENRIRILLESFRDVVINGNDNFPILDPLILGPLGPVAVDIAPGTRANFVIPYFHLDGLRWYVVDDVTFSPLRLTVGLHVTVPWLTFTGNYEAEARLGFLILHRAGGNYRVFINRLEVGVDLRLGTNLLGGHLLLRELNIKIDIQDVNIRIEGMLGSNVLNNLINHFVQSITRDVVQNEMQNLSKLLSEELFDVINEVLKDYTLADILD from the exons ATGAAAGCCATGTTTGTGGTTCCATTGCTACTGTGTGCATGGGCACACGCCGGTAGTATCCATCAAAAATCCG aggCAAACCGAATCGGAGTTAACGATTTGCAAGTAAATATGTTGGCTCGAGACAACGTGTTCTCCAAGGACGATCAGTTGATAGCAACCGAATTAGATGCAATGGATACGGTTGCACGAAATGCTTTCGAAAATAGAATCCGAATACTACTGGAGTCATTCAGGGATGTCGTTATCAATGGCAATGATAATTTTCCAATCTTGGATCCCCTGATTCTAGGGCCTTTAGGCCCCGTAGCTGTTGATATTGCTCCTGG TACACGAGCAAACTTCGTGATCCCTTACTTCCACTTGGACGGTTTGCGATGGTACGTGGTGGACGATGTAACCTTCTCCCCTTTGCGCCTCACCGTGGGACTGCACGTAACTGTGCCCTGGTTAACGTTTACAG GTAATTACGAGGCTGAGGCTAGACTCGGATTCCTGATTCTCCATAGAGCTGGCGGCAATTACAG AGTTTTTATCAACCGCTTGGAGGTCGGCGTGGACTTGAGGCTCGGGACCAATCTCCTAGGTGGACATCTGCTGCTTCGAGAACTGAATATCAAGATTGACATCCAAGACGTCAAT ATCCGTATCGAAGGCATGCTGGGTTCCAATGTACTCAACAATTTAATCAACCACTTCGTACAAAGCATCACCCGAGACGTGGTGCAAAACGAGATGCAAAACCTGAGCAAACTGCTTAGCGAAGAACTGTTCGACGTCATCAACGAAGTGCTTAAGGATTACACTTTAGCAGATATTTTGGACTAA
- the LOC134805371 gene encoding lethal(2)neighbour of tid protein 2 translates to MSKRNHLQDMFLEFDWKKMFTWNYMKGLILNPTQLWFIATLIIATELIVNVLVVERVPYTEIDWKAYMQECEGFLNGTFDYSQLRGDTGPLVYPAGFVYIYSLFYFLTSQGTNIILAQYLFIVIYLLQLMLVLRIYIKTKKVPPYVMAFTILTSYRIHSIYVLRLFNDPIAVLFLYASLNLFLEDKWFLGSVFYSLGVSVKMNILLYAPGLFFFYLINLGWFRTMQQLAVCGFVQLILGAPFLLHNPIAYLKGSFDIGRVFNHTWTVNYRFLDVDTFESKCFHLTLLAIHVILLLIFLPLCTKYFQTYCRLKYVQKQVQPQIDLENKKNQRKSKFKKEHKVNAGMEVEKLTKEQEEFLNSFENMLQKSSQKSGKKTHKKPIEVKEPAKYHINFDILSQMFILPMFLVNFIGIVCARSLHYQFYSWYFHSLPYLLWSTNFSIILKFLILALIEFSWNTYPSTVLSSMLLHFCHLSILLGVYKKISAELKLAAKVQ, encoded by the coding sequence ATGAGTAAACGTAACCATCTACAAGATATGTTTTTGGAGTTTGACTGGAAAAAGATGTTCACCTGGAACTACATGAAGGGGCTAATACTGAATCCGACCCAGCTTTGGTTTATAGCCACACTGATCATCGCTACTGAATTGATCGTGAACGTTTTAGTGGTTGAGCGCGTGCCGTACACCGAGATTGACTGGAAAGCGTACATGCAAGAATGTGAAGGTTTCTTAAATGGAACTTTTGACTACAGCCAACTCCGTGGTGACACCGGCCCCTTGGTATATCCAGCAGGATTTGTGTACATATattcattgttttattttcttaCAAGTCAGGGTACAAACATTATTCTGGCCCAGTATTTGTTTATAGTTATCTATTTGTTGCAACTCATGCTTGTTCTTAGAATTTATATTAAAACCAAAAAGGTCCCACCATATGTTATGGCATTTACTATTTTAACATCTTATAGGATTCATTCTATTTATGTACTGCGTCTGTTCAATGACCCAATTGCTGTATTATTCCTTTATGCAtcattaaatttgtttttagaaGACAAATGGTTCTTGGGTAGTGTTTTCTATAGTTTAGGAGTTTCAGTTAAGATGAATATACTACTTTATGCTCCTGGATTGTTCTTCTTCTACTTGATAAATTTGGGCTGGTTTAGAACGATGCAACAACTAGCTGTTTGTGGATTTGTCCAGTTAATACTTGGTGCACCATTTTTGCTCCATAATCCTATAGCATATTTAAAAGGTAGCTTTGACATTGGTAGAGTTTTCAACCACACTTGGACAGTCAACTACAGGTTTTTAGATGTTGATACATTTGAAAGCAAGTGCTTCCATTTGACTTTATTGGCAATACATGTTATACTTCTTCTGATTTTTTTGCCTTTgtgtacaaaatattttcaaacatACTGTCGCTTAAAGTATGTACAAAAACAAGTCCAGCCTCAAATTGACTTGGAAAACAAAAAGAACCAGAGAAAaagcaaatttaaaaaagaacATAAAGTTAATGCCGGAATGGAAGTTGAAAAATTAACCAAAGAACAAGAAGAATTTTTGAACTCATTTGAGAATATGTTGCAGAAGTCTTCTCAAAAAAGTGGGAAGAAGACTCACAAAAAGCCTATTGAAGTGAAAGAACCCGCTAAATACCACATTAACTTTGATATCTTGTCTCAAATGTTCATACTTCCCATGTTTTTAGTGAACTTCATTGGCATTGTGTGTGCACGGAGCCTTCATTATCAGTTCTACTCATGGTACTTCCACAGCTTGCCATATCTTTTGTGGTCTACAAATTTTTCAatcattttaaagtttttaatcTTGGCTCTTATAGAGTTTTCATGGAATACTTACCCAAGTACTGTTTTATCTAGTATGTTGCTTCATTTTTGCCACTTGAGTATATTATTAGGGGTGTATAAAAAAATCTCAGCAGAACTGAAACTTGCTGCCAAAgtccaataa